In Candidatus Methylomirabilota bacterium, a genomic segment contains:
- a CDS encoding acyl-CoA dehydrogenase family protein, with protein sequence ESAVTKLFTAEAVWKIVDHAMQVLGGIGYTTDFPIQAIFRNARLMRIGAGSDEIMKFLIAREILKEIKG encoded by the coding sequence GCGAGAGCGCCGTGACCAAGCTCTTCACCGCCGAGGCGGTCTGGAAGATCGTGGACCACGCGATGCAGGTCCTCGGCGGCATCGGCTACACGACCGACTTCCCGATCCAGGCGATCTTCCGCAACGCGCGTCTCATGCGGATCGGCGCCGGCTCCGACGAGATCATGAAGTTCCTCATCGCCCGCGAGATCCTGAAGGAGATCAAGGGGTAG